In Nodosilinea sp. PGN35, the genomic stretch CAGCATTGCCTGGAGGCTGCCCAGCGGCTGGGGTTGACGAACCTGGACTTTGTCGGCTACACCCCGGCGGTGGCGGACTGGTACCCGGCCCTCGATCTGGTTGCCCTGGCCTCGCGCCAGGAGGGGCTGGCCCGCTGCATGATCGAAAGCCTGGCCTGCGGCACGCCCGTGGTTTCCTTTGACGTGTGCTCGGCGGCAGAAATTCTCACGGGCTACGACTGTGGCCGGGTGGTGGCCCAGGGCGACTACGGGGGGCTGGTGGCGGCGATCGCCGCTTTGGCCTGCGATCGCGATCTGCGCCGCCGCCTGGGCCAGAACGGGGTACAGATGGCGCGGGCGTTGTTTCAGCCCGAGGCGATCGCCGCCCAGTACGCAGCGGTCTATCGAGAATTAGCCCAGCCCAGCCTGCCCCGCGCAATTGTCGATGGGTGCGGTTCTCCCTCAGGTTTATCCAGGTTTTTGCCATGACCTCTGCCCCTGCCCTGACGCGATCGCTTACCTCCACCGCTGTCCCCTCTCCCTTTGTGCCCATGACCGGGCTGCACCGGGCGCTGACGGGAATCTTGCTGCTAGGGACGCTGGTGGCCATTGGTGTTTGCCAAATACTCAACCCCTCGGGGAATGCCGAGCTGTGGGGAGCCTTTGCGGCGCTGATCGCCAATTTTGCCCTGCTGCTCGCGCCAGTGGTGTTCTACCAGCCCACCTTTGGCTGGTTTCACCCCTTTGTCTTTGGGCTGTTTTTCACCTACCTCGACCACCTGCGCCGCATCGATGTGTACCTCAACGGGTTGCAGTGGCACGCCGCCCTGCCCGGCTGGAGTGCCGAGAGCCTCACCGCCCTGCTGAGCCAGGAGCTGTGGCTACAGGGGCTGGGGCTGCTGGCCTGGTACGGGGGCTATGCCCTTTCCCCGGCGCTGCCCGCCCCGGCGGTGCAGTTCCATCGGCCTCGCCACCTGGCGGTGAAGGTGAGCGGGGCGGTGCTGTTTTCGGCGGCGCTGTTCACCGTCTACATGCAGAGCCGGGGGGGCATTCTCAGCCACATGTTGTCCTGGGGGGCAGGGCGCAACGAGGCGCTGGCCGGGGCCTTTTACTGGCAGTTTTTTACCCAACTGGGGCTGATCGGCTGCCTCAGCTGGCTGGTGATTGATCCGCGATCGCCCGTACGACCGCTATTTTGGGGCTGCACCGCCACCAGCCTGTTTATGGTCTACCTGACCGGCGGTTCCCGCTCCAGCGTGATCTATTTCATGATTATGGGGGTGCTGGCCTGGCTGCTGCGAGAGCGCAAAATGGCGGTGATGCAGCTGGTGGCGATCGCCCTGGTGGGGCTGTTTCTCATGGGCATCTTGGGCAACCTGCGGGCCAGCACCTACGGCGGCACCATCGACTGGAATGTGCTGCGGGGCGGGGTGCCCGCCGAGTCCACCACGGGCGAGTCGGCCCTGGCCAGCGGCCTGAGCGAGGTGTCGCAGCGCACCAGCGTCTATGCCGGGGTATTCCCCATTTTGGGGCTGGTGCCTGAGCAGGTCGATTTTCTCCGGGGCAGCTCTTACCTGGCGGTGCTGACCCTGCCCGTGCCCCGCTCCCTCTGGCCAGAAAAG encodes the following:
- a CDS encoding O-antigen polymerase translates to MTSAPALTRSLTSTAVPSPFVPMTGLHRALTGILLLGTLVAIGVCQILNPSGNAELWGAFAALIANFALLLAPVVFYQPTFGWFHPFVFGLFFTYLDHLRRIDVYLNGLQWHAALPGWSAESLTALLSQELWLQGLGLLAWYGGYALSPALPAPAVQFHRPRHLAVKVSGAVLFSAALFTVYMQSRGGILSHMLSWGAGRNEALAGAFYWQFFTQLGLIGCLSWLVIDPRSPVRPLFWGCTATSLFMVYLTGGSRSSVIYFMIMGVLAWLLRERKMAVMQLVAIALVGLFLMGILGNLRASTYGGTIDWNVLRGGVPAESTTGESALASGLSEVSQRTSVYAGVFPILGLVPEQVDFLRGSSYLAVLTLPVPRSLWPEKPGLVAGRVGETFFDMPVGMPPGAVGEAYWNFGLPGVAIAFFLFGIFTRWLADSFRTYADQPAAIVLYVITLFLFAEPSGLSIIAWLMMLVPAVAFLMAIGAMSLGKSAAAEGRS